The Astatotilapia calliptera chromosome 17, fAstCal1.2, whole genome shotgun sequence genome has a segment encoding these proteins:
- the shank3b gene encoding SH3 and multiple ankyrin repeat domains protein 3 isoform X2, which produces MPLSPAADTKHDRPRQQAVTNGNPAGSVVARDDEGEDTPTGNSIVVRIGIPDLQQTKCLRLDPELPVWTSKQRVLVTLTQSLSDVLNYGLFQPAFNGRAGKFLDEERLLKEYPLPPITPIPYLEFRYKRRVYTQSYVDDKQLAKLHTKANLKRFMEHVHQKNVEKVSKWLEKGLDPNFHDSDTGECPLTLAVQLEESCELIKVLRNGGAHLDFRTRDGITALHRAVLCRNSAALTTLLDLGASPDYKDSRGLTPLYHSAMVGGAPYCCELLLQDHATIGMTDENGWQEIHQACRYGNVQHLEHLLFYGADMSSQNASGNTALHLCALYNQDSCARVLLFRGANKDIKNYNNQTAFQVAIIAGNFDLAEIIKIHKTSDVVVPFRETPSYTKRRRMGLTRTTAGNGLSSPRSLIRSASDNALESPASSPGPSLQSLETHHDTHTHSLRRHTRRLSPSGGGHVETSPPSSPPPTPQMRKRRLYSAVPGRTFIATRSHVPQGTGEIQLHRGERVKVLSIGEGGFWEGSVKGRTGWFPADCVEEVQMRQYDPRLETREDRTKRLFRHYTVGSYDNYTSYSDYVIEEKTAVLQKRESEGFGFVLRGAKAETPIEEFAPTPAFPALQYLESVDQGGVAWRAGLRTGDFLIEVNGTNVVKVGHRQVVSLIRQGGSRLLMKVVSVSRKSETNLIRKKAPPPPKRAPSTSLTLRSKSMTADLEEIARRRRFEKLDEMLAGSQQEVVLRGRPSDDFRAATVKQRPTSRRITQAEINSLFERQGLVPPSAPEKSTMPLPRGMSRTKSFGTPDDDRITALINESRFPRSSSLTDSFIPPPPQTAPPPPPSASSTSSLFILDSGPPPSFLPPPPPARGDGLTRSSFKPGAEPRLQELSDSPTRSHTHAERQRKARSMIILQDTPPPLQPDAHGAPATHTLHTATHTATHTLHTATHTSTLSLHSTSPALGHSPLSRRRGRAIENPYANVGQQAPPTKPQRRKSPLLKQLPVEEQGLGIKDHDSSKEGGGPSSPSRAELYQQQVLSERARVQGRRSSLFLSVEGAGSENQAPPLLTQSHSMDDLGELPPPAPVLSPSPTPHTFLHPLTGKPLDPSSPLALALAARERALTARTPSPEPRTKHASGSTTPIPTPAASPEGRHKRTPITTPQSSPEPRSKRTTPQTSPEQRTKRTTPQTSPELRHKRITPPLFPDGQVERPETEGGVTSPAAPSPERWRPSPLPPLANEAHSPLIDRRRSLTVGSSEEEGGAYTVTLPPALLSSSDEETREELRRIGLVTPPPGFSSPPAAPPPSSLTLLPRRGGEGGGGESGPESLGRRGDEEEGGDERLHDSSSSPSSLPPSITLASPPAPSSPSSPPATHPSPSSAAVSPSGLKPRLRSPIGRGRSALRDPLLKQSSDSELLPSAASSSSPSSPLCSSPTSGGGRQPRYLFQRRSKLWGGGDQDRRGLSPEEGGGRPAALGGQGSGSAVDLTSRSASALELSGRAGSGLDLANRLQLLNKDSHSLGEEPSPLDPGRRSPVGGARCVDSGESKSLFSSLGELHTISQRGYGASYTVRPGSRYPVTRRSPSPSPSPSDRSVGLPSTTAPCSERPDLSSGRGLTILKSSSLSLPSEPKEVRFVMRSASARTRSRSPSPSPHASPCPSPVLSGPLLSLRPWRQRPLNLWNKYDVGDWLESVGLAEHRQRFQDHEIEGSHLPALTKEDYVELGVTRLGHRINIERALRQLLDGST; this is translated from the exons ATGCCTCTGAGTCCGGCTGCTGACACCAAACATGATCGCCCGCGGCAACAGGCGGTTACAAACGGCAACCCGGCAGGCTCTGTTGTTGCCAGGGACGACGAGGGAGAGGACACGCCCACTGGGAACAGCATCGTCGTCCGCATCGGCATCCCGGACCTGCAGCAGACg AAGTGTTTGCGGTTGGACCCAGAGTTACCAGTTTGGACCAGTAAGCAGAGGGTTCTGGTGACGTTGACTCAGTCTCTGTCGGATGTTTTGAACTATGGTCTCTTCCAGCCGGCGTTCAACGGCCGAGCCGGAAAGTTTCTGGACGAGGAGCGGCTGCTGAAGGAGTATCCTCTCCCGCCCATCACACCCATCCCGTACCTGGAG TTTCGTTACAAGAGGAGAGTTTACACCCAGAGTTACGTGGATGACAAGCAGCTGGCAAAGCTGCATACCAAG GCCAATCTGAAGCGCTTCATGGAACATGTTCACCAGAAGAATGTGGAGAAGGTCTCCAAGTGGTTGGAAAAAGGCCTCGATCCCAACTTTCACGACTCTGACACGGGAG AGTGTCCTCTGACTCTGGCCGTGCAGCTGGAGGAGAGCTGCGAGCTGATTAAAGTTCTTCGCAATGGAGGAGCTCACCTGGACTTCAGGACCAGGGACGGCATCACTGCCCTTCACCGGGCCGTCCTCTGCAGAAACAGCGCCGCCCTCACC ACTCTGCTGGACCTCGGGGCATCTCCAGACTACAAGGACAGCAGAGGCCTCACTCCGCTCTATCACTCGGCCATGGTGGGCGGCGCCCCCTACTgctgtgagctgctgctgcaggaccACGCCACCATCG GGATGACAGATGAGAACGGGTGGCAGGAAATCCATcag GCATGTCGCTATGGCAACGTGCAGCACTTGGAGCACCTGCTGTTCTATGGCGCTGACATGAGTTCCCAGAATGCATCAGGAAACACTGCACTGCACCTCTGCGCTCTGTACaaccag GATAGTTGTGCCCGAGTGTTGCTGTTCAGAGGAGCCAACAAGGACATCAAGAACTACAACAACCAGACGGCCTTTCAG gtggcAATCATTGCCGGGAATTTTGATCTGGCAGAAATCATAAAAATCCACAAAACGTCTGACGTTG TAGTTCCCTTCAGAGAAACTCCCTCCTATACCAAGCGCCGCCGCATGGGCTTGACCCGGACAACAGCTGGAAACGGCCTGTCATCTCCTCGCTCCCTGATTCGCTCAGCCAGTGACAATGCCTTGGAAAGCCCTGCCTCCTCACCTGGCCCCTCCCTTCAAAGCCTGGAGACGCACCacgacacgcacacacactcgctaCGCCGACACACACGCCGACTCAG TCCAAGTGGGGGAGGTCATGTGGAGACCagccctccctcctctcctcccccgACCCCacagatgaggaagaggaggctgtATAGCGCCGTCCCGGGACGCACCTTCATCGCCACCCGGTCCCACGTCCCTCAGGGGACTGGAGAGATCCAGCTGCACCGAGGAGAGCGGGTCAAAG TTCTCTCTATCGGTGAAGGAGGATTCTGGGAAGGAAGCGTTAAAGGCCGAACCGGCTGGTTTCCTGCCGACTGTGTGGAAGAAGTCCAGATGAGACAATACGACCCAAGACTGG AGACGCGAGAGGACCGCACCAAGAGACTGTTCAGACACTACACTGTAGGATCCTACGACAACTACACCTCCTACAG CGATTATGTGATCGAGGAGAAGACAGCCGTGCTGCAGAAGAGGGAGAGCGAAGGATTTGGCTTCGTCCTCAGAGGAGCTAAAG CTGAGACGCCCATTGAGGAGTTCGCTCCAACCCCGGCGTTTCCCGCCCTTCAGTACCTGGAGTCAGTTGACCAAGGGGGCGTGGCATGGAGGGCGGGGCTACGGACCGGAGACTTTCTCATTGAG GTGAACGGTACCAACGTGGTGAAGGTGGGTCATCGGCAGGTCGTCTCTCTAATCCGGCAGGGAGGAAGTCGCCTCCTGATGAAAGTCGTCTCAGTTTCCAGGAAATCTGAAACCAACCTGATCAGGAAAAAAG CACCGCCCCCTCCAAAACGAGCCCCCAGCACCTCCCTGACCCTGCGATCCAAGTCCATGACGGCTGACCTGGAGGAGatag CCAGGAGGAGACGCTTCG AGAAACTGGATGAGATGTTGGCCGGAAGTCAACAGGAAGTCGTCTTGAGGGGCCGCCCATCAGATGACTTCAGGGCGGCGACGGTGAAGCAGAGGCCAACCAGCCGGCGTATCACACAGGCAGAGATCAAT TCGCTGTTTGAGCGTCAGGGTCTGGTGCCCCCTTCAGCTCCAGAGAAGAGCACCATGCCTTTACCCAGAGGGATGTCCAGAACCAAGAGTTTTG GCACACCGGACGACGACAGAATCACAGCTCTGATCAATGAAAGTCGGTTTCCACGGAGCTCTTCGCTGACAGACAGCTtcatccctcctcctcctcagacaGCACCGCCTCCTCCACCCTCTGCATCCTCTACCTCCTCGCTCTTCATACTCGACTCTGGCCCTCCTCCctcttttctccctcctcctcctccagcacgAGGAGATGGACTGACCCGCTCTAGTTTCAAGCCAGGGGCAGAGCCAAGGCTTCAGGAGCTTTCAGATTCACCAACGAGGAGCCACACCCACGCCGAGCGGCAGAGGAAAGCAAGGTCCATGATCATCCTGCAGGACACGCCTCCACCACTGCAGCCTGATGCTCACGGTGCCCCTGCTACTCACACACTTCACACCGCCACACACACCGCCACACACACGCTTCACACCGCGACACACACATCTACGCTATCTCTGCACAGCACTAGCCCCGCCCTTGGCCACTCACCTCTGTCGCGACGTCGGGGAAGAGCAATAGAAAACCCCTATGCTAATGTGGGACAACAGGCTCCGCCTACCAAACCCCAGAGGAGGAAGTCACCATTACTGAAACAACTTCCTGTTGAAGAGCAGG GTCTTGGGATCAAAGATCACGATTCATCCAAAGAAGGAGGTGGACCCAGCAGCCCCAGCAGGGCTGAGCTGTACCAGCAGCAGGTTCTTTCAGAGCGTGCTCGAGTTCAGGGTCGCCGGTCGTCTCTCTTCTTGTCAGTGGAGGGAGCGGGGTCCGAAAATCAGGCACCGCCTCTTCTGACGCAGAGCCACTCGATGGATGACCTCGGCGAGCTTCCCCCTCCAGCTCCGGTCCTGTCACCTTCACCGACGCCTCATACCTTCCTCCACCCACTGACAGGGAAACCTCTAG ACCCGTCCTCTCCACTCGCCCTGGCACTTGCTGCAAGAGAACGAGCGCTCACCGCCCGCACACCGAGCCCTGAGCCTCGAACTAAACACGCTTCTGGCTCCACCACACCAATCCCCACCCCGGCTGCCAGTCCTGAGGGCAGACACAAGCGAACGCCCATCACCACCCCACAAAGCAGTCCTGAGCCACGATCCAAGCGCACCACTCCTCAGACAAGCCCTGAGCAGCGGACCAAACGCACCACTCCCCAAACGAGTCCTGAGTTAAGGCATAAACGCATAACCCCACCCCTTTTCCCAGATGGACAAGTTGAGCGCCCAGAAACAGAGGGAGGAGTGACATCACCTGCCGCACCCTCCCCTGAGCGCTGGAGACCCTCCCCTTTGCCACCACTGGCCAATGAGGCTCATTCTCCTCTGATTGATAGACGTAGAAGCCTCACAGTTGGCAGttcagaggaggagggaggggctTACACAGTGACACTCCCACCTGCCTTGTTATCATCCAGCGATGAGGAAACTAGGGAGGAGCTGCGTAGAATTGGTCTGGTGACTCCCCCTCCTGGCTTTAGCAGccctcctgctgctcctcccCCATCCTCTCTCACCTTGTTGCCACGACGAggtggagagggagggggaggagagagTGGTCCTGAATCTTTGGGTAGACGAGGAGATGAGGAGGAAGGAGGTGATGAAAGGCTTCATGACAGCTCGTCTTCCCCAAGCTCCCTTCCACCCTCCATCACCCTGgcttctcctcctgctccatCTTCCCCATCTTCCCCACCCGCTACTCACCCATCTCCTTCATCCGCCGCCGTTTCCCCATCAGGTTTGAAGCCTCGCCTTCGTTCACCTATCGGTCGAGGACGTTCTGCACTCCGGGACCCCCTATTAAAGCAGTCGTCAGACAGTGAGCTCCTCCcatctgctgcatcatcatcctccccctcctccccactTTGCTCCTCTCCCACCAGTGGCGGAGGCCGACAGCCACGCTATTTGTTTCAAAGGAGGTCTAAGTTGTGGGGGGGTGGGGATCAAGATCGACGGGGCCTCAGTCCAGAGGAAGGGGGGGGGCGTCCAGCAGCCTTGGGAGGCCAGGGATCCGGCTCAGCTGTGGATCTAACAAGCCGGTCAGCTTCTGCACTAGAGCTAAGCGGCAGAGCGGGGTCTGGACTGGATCTAGCCAATCGGCTACAGCTGCTCAACAAAGATAGCCACTCTCTGGGGGAGGAGCCAAGCCCCCTCGATCCAGGTCGAAGGTCACCAGTAGGAGGTGCCAG ATGTGTGGACAGTGGGGAGAGTAAATC GTTGTTCTCCAGTCTCGGTGAACTTCACACCATCTCCCAGAGAGGATATGGCGCCTCCTATACAGTCCGACCTGGAAGTCGCTACCCTGTCACTCGCCGGAGCCCTTCTCCTTCTCCCTCGCCCTCTGATAGGTCAGTGGGACTCCCCTCCACTACCGCCCCCTGCTCTGAAAGGCCAGATCTGAGCTCAGGTCGCGGTCTAACCATCCTAAAGTCCTCCAGTCTCAGCCTCCCCTCAGAACCAAAGGAGGTTCGGTTTGTGATGCGAAGCGCCAGTGCACGAACCAGATCCCGTTCCCCTTCCCCTTCACCCCATGCCTCGCCCTGCCCCTCCCCGGTCCTCAGTGGGCCCTTGTTGTCCCTACGACCATGGAGGCAGCGGCCCCTCAACTTGTGGAATAAATACGATGTGGGTGACTGGCTGGAGAGCGTGGGTCTGGCCGAACACCGCCAGCGCTTCCAGGACCACGAGATTGAAGGCTCCCATCTCCCTGCCCTCACCAAAGAGGACTACGTGGAGCTGGGAGTCACCAGGCTGGGACACCGGATCAACATTGAGAGGGCACTCCGACAGCTGCTGGATGGTTCCACTTGA
- the shank3b gene encoding SH3 and multiple ankyrin repeat domains protein 3 isoform X1 codes for MPLSPAADTKHDRPRQQAVTNGNPAGSVVARDDEGEDTPTGNSIVVRIGIPDLQQTKCLRLDPELPVWTSKQRVLVTLTQSLSDVLNYGLFQPAFNGRAGKFLDEERLLKEYPLPPITPIPYLEFRYKRRVYTQSYVDDKQLAKLHTKANLKRFMEHVHQKNVEKVSKWLEKGLDPNFHDSDTGECPLTLAVQLEESCELIKVLRNGGAHLDFRTRDGITALHRAVLCRNSAALTTLLDLGASPDYKDSRGLTPLYHSAMVGGAPYCCELLLQDHATIGMTDENGWQEIHQACRYGNVQHLEHLLFYGADMSSQNASGNTALHLCALYNQDSCARVLLFRGANKDIKNYNNQTAFQVAIIAGNFDLAEIIKIHKTSDVGVQVVPFRETPSYTKRRRMGLTRTTAGNGLSSPRSLIRSASDNALESPASSPGPSLQSLETHHDTHTHSLRRHTRRLSPSGGGHVETSPPSSPPPTPQMRKRRLYSAVPGRTFIATRSHVPQGTGEIQLHRGERVKVLSIGEGGFWEGSVKGRTGWFPADCVEEVQMRQYDPRLETREDRTKRLFRHYTVGSYDNYTSYSDYVIEEKTAVLQKRESEGFGFVLRGAKAETPIEEFAPTPAFPALQYLESVDQGGVAWRAGLRTGDFLIEVNGTNVVKVGHRQVVSLIRQGGSRLLMKVVSVSRKSETNLIRKKAPPPPKRAPSTSLTLRSKSMTADLEEIARRRRFEKLDEMLAGSQQEVVLRGRPSDDFRAATVKQRPTSRRITQAEINSLFERQGLVPPSAPEKSTMPLPRGMSRTKSFGTPDDDRITALINESRFPRSSSLTDSFIPPPPQTAPPPPPSASSTSSLFILDSGPPPSFLPPPPPARGDGLTRSSFKPGAEPRLQELSDSPTRSHTHAERQRKARSMIILQDTPPPLQPDAHGAPATHTLHTATHTATHTLHTATHTSTLSLHSTSPALGHSPLSRRRGRAIENPYANVGQQAPPTKPQRRKSPLLKQLPVEEQGLGIKDHDSSKEGGGPSSPSRAELYQQQVLSERARVQGRRSSLFLSVEGAGSENQAPPLLTQSHSMDDLGELPPPAPVLSPSPTPHTFLHPLTGKPLDPSSPLALALAARERALTARTPSPEPRTKHASGSTTPIPTPAASPEGRHKRTPITTPQSSPEPRSKRTTPQTSPEQRTKRTTPQTSPELRHKRITPPLFPDGQVERPETEGGVTSPAAPSPERWRPSPLPPLANEAHSPLIDRRRSLTVGSSEEEGGAYTVTLPPALLSSSDEETREELRRIGLVTPPPGFSSPPAAPPPSSLTLLPRRGGEGGGGESGPESLGRRGDEEEGGDERLHDSSSSPSSLPPSITLASPPAPSSPSSPPATHPSPSSAAVSPSGLKPRLRSPIGRGRSALRDPLLKQSSDSELLPSAASSSSPSSPLCSSPTSGGGRQPRYLFQRRSKLWGGGDQDRRGLSPEEGGGRPAALGGQGSGSAVDLTSRSASALELSGRAGSGLDLANRLQLLNKDSHSLGEEPSPLDPGRRSPVGGARCVDSGESKSLFSSLGELHTISQRGYGASYTVRPGSRYPVTRRSPSPSPSPSDRSVGLPSTTAPCSERPDLSSGRGLTILKSSSLSLPSEPKEVRFVMRSASARTRSRSPSPSPHASPCPSPVLSGPLLSLRPWRQRPLNLWNKYDVGDWLESVGLAEHRQRFQDHEIEGSHLPALTKEDYVELGVTRLGHRINIERALRQLLDGST; via the exons ATGCCTCTGAGTCCGGCTGCTGACACCAAACATGATCGCCCGCGGCAACAGGCGGTTACAAACGGCAACCCGGCAGGCTCTGTTGTTGCCAGGGACGACGAGGGAGAGGACACGCCCACTGGGAACAGCATCGTCGTCCGCATCGGCATCCCGGACCTGCAGCAGACg AAGTGTTTGCGGTTGGACCCAGAGTTACCAGTTTGGACCAGTAAGCAGAGGGTTCTGGTGACGTTGACTCAGTCTCTGTCGGATGTTTTGAACTATGGTCTCTTCCAGCCGGCGTTCAACGGCCGAGCCGGAAAGTTTCTGGACGAGGAGCGGCTGCTGAAGGAGTATCCTCTCCCGCCCATCACACCCATCCCGTACCTGGAG TTTCGTTACAAGAGGAGAGTTTACACCCAGAGTTACGTGGATGACAAGCAGCTGGCAAAGCTGCATACCAAG GCCAATCTGAAGCGCTTCATGGAACATGTTCACCAGAAGAATGTGGAGAAGGTCTCCAAGTGGTTGGAAAAAGGCCTCGATCCCAACTTTCACGACTCTGACACGGGAG AGTGTCCTCTGACTCTGGCCGTGCAGCTGGAGGAGAGCTGCGAGCTGATTAAAGTTCTTCGCAATGGAGGAGCTCACCTGGACTTCAGGACCAGGGACGGCATCACTGCCCTTCACCGGGCCGTCCTCTGCAGAAACAGCGCCGCCCTCACC ACTCTGCTGGACCTCGGGGCATCTCCAGACTACAAGGACAGCAGAGGCCTCACTCCGCTCTATCACTCGGCCATGGTGGGCGGCGCCCCCTACTgctgtgagctgctgctgcaggaccACGCCACCATCG GGATGACAGATGAGAACGGGTGGCAGGAAATCCATcag GCATGTCGCTATGGCAACGTGCAGCACTTGGAGCACCTGCTGTTCTATGGCGCTGACATGAGTTCCCAGAATGCATCAGGAAACACTGCACTGCACCTCTGCGCTCTGTACaaccag GATAGTTGTGCCCGAGTGTTGCTGTTCAGAGGAGCCAACAAGGACATCAAGAACTACAACAACCAGACGGCCTTTCAG gtggcAATCATTGCCGGGAATTTTGATCTGGCAGAAATCATAAAAATCCACAAAACGTCTGACGTTG gCGTCCAAGTAGTTCCCTTCAGAGAAACTCCCTCCTATACCAAGCGCCGCCGCATGGGCTTGACCCGGACAACAGCTGGAAACGGCCTGTCATCTCCTCGCTCCCTGATTCGCTCAGCCAGTGACAATGCCTTGGAAAGCCCTGCCTCCTCACCTGGCCCCTCCCTTCAAAGCCTGGAGACGCACCacgacacgcacacacactcgctaCGCCGACACACACGCCGACTCAG TCCAAGTGGGGGAGGTCATGTGGAGACCagccctccctcctctcctcccccgACCCCacagatgaggaagaggaggctgtATAGCGCCGTCCCGGGACGCACCTTCATCGCCACCCGGTCCCACGTCCCTCAGGGGACTGGAGAGATCCAGCTGCACCGAGGAGAGCGGGTCAAAG TTCTCTCTATCGGTGAAGGAGGATTCTGGGAAGGAAGCGTTAAAGGCCGAACCGGCTGGTTTCCTGCCGACTGTGTGGAAGAAGTCCAGATGAGACAATACGACCCAAGACTGG AGACGCGAGAGGACCGCACCAAGAGACTGTTCAGACACTACACTGTAGGATCCTACGACAACTACACCTCCTACAG CGATTATGTGATCGAGGAGAAGACAGCCGTGCTGCAGAAGAGGGAGAGCGAAGGATTTGGCTTCGTCCTCAGAGGAGCTAAAG CTGAGACGCCCATTGAGGAGTTCGCTCCAACCCCGGCGTTTCCCGCCCTTCAGTACCTGGAGTCAGTTGACCAAGGGGGCGTGGCATGGAGGGCGGGGCTACGGACCGGAGACTTTCTCATTGAG GTGAACGGTACCAACGTGGTGAAGGTGGGTCATCGGCAGGTCGTCTCTCTAATCCGGCAGGGAGGAAGTCGCCTCCTGATGAAAGTCGTCTCAGTTTCCAGGAAATCTGAAACCAACCTGATCAGGAAAAAAG CACCGCCCCCTCCAAAACGAGCCCCCAGCACCTCCCTGACCCTGCGATCCAAGTCCATGACGGCTGACCTGGAGGAGatag CCAGGAGGAGACGCTTCG AGAAACTGGATGAGATGTTGGCCGGAAGTCAACAGGAAGTCGTCTTGAGGGGCCGCCCATCAGATGACTTCAGGGCGGCGACGGTGAAGCAGAGGCCAACCAGCCGGCGTATCACACAGGCAGAGATCAAT TCGCTGTTTGAGCGTCAGGGTCTGGTGCCCCCTTCAGCTCCAGAGAAGAGCACCATGCCTTTACCCAGAGGGATGTCCAGAACCAAGAGTTTTG GCACACCGGACGACGACAGAATCACAGCTCTGATCAATGAAAGTCGGTTTCCACGGAGCTCTTCGCTGACAGACAGCTtcatccctcctcctcctcagacaGCACCGCCTCCTCCACCCTCTGCATCCTCTACCTCCTCGCTCTTCATACTCGACTCTGGCCCTCCTCCctcttttctccctcctcctcctccagcacgAGGAGATGGACTGACCCGCTCTAGTTTCAAGCCAGGGGCAGAGCCAAGGCTTCAGGAGCTTTCAGATTCACCAACGAGGAGCCACACCCACGCCGAGCGGCAGAGGAAAGCAAGGTCCATGATCATCCTGCAGGACACGCCTCCACCACTGCAGCCTGATGCTCACGGTGCCCCTGCTACTCACACACTTCACACCGCCACACACACCGCCACACACACGCTTCACACCGCGACACACACATCTACGCTATCTCTGCACAGCACTAGCCCCGCCCTTGGCCACTCACCTCTGTCGCGACGTCGGGGAAGAGCAATAGAAAACCCCTATGCTAATGTGGGACAACAGGCTCCGCCTACCAAACCCCAGAGGAGGAAGTCACCATTACTGAAACAACTTCCTGTTGAAGAGCAGG GTCTTGGGATCAAAGATCACGATTCATCCAAAGAAGGAGGTGGACCCAGCAGCCCCAGCAGGGCTGAGCTGTACCAGCAGCAGGTTCTTTCAGAGCGTGCTCGAGTTCAGGGTCGCCGGTCGTCTCTCTTCTTGTCAGTGGAGGGAGCGGGGTCCGAAAATCAGGCACCGCCTCTTCTGACGCAGAGCCACTCGATGGATGACCTCGGCGAGCTTCCCCCTCCAGCTCCGGTCCTGTCACCTTCACCGACGCCTCATACCTTCCTCCACCCACTGACAGGGAAACCTCTAG ACCCGTCCTCTCCACTCGCCCTGGCACTTGCTGCAAGAGAACGAGCGCTCACCGCCCGCACACCGAGCCCTGAGCCTCGAACTAAACACGCTTCTGGCTCCACCACACCAATCCCCACCCCGGCTGCCAGTCCTGAGGGCAGACACAAGCGAACGCCCATCACCACCCCACAAAGCAGTCCTGAGCCACGATCCAAGCGCACCACTCCTCAGACAAGCCCTGAGCAGCGGACCAAACGCACCACTCCCCAAACGAGTCCTGAGTTAAGGCATAAACGCATAACCCCACCCCTTTTCCCAGATGGACAAGTTGAGCGCCCAGAAACAGAGGGAGGAGTGACATCACCTGCCGCACCCTCCCCTGAGCGCTGGAGACCCTCCCCTTTGCCACCACTGGCCAATGAGGCTCATTCTCCTCTGATTGATAGACGTAGAAGCCTCACAGTTGGCAGttcagaggaggagggaggggctTACACAGTGACACTCCCACCTGCCTTGTTATCATCCAGCGATGAGGAAACTAGGGAGGAGCTGCGTAGAATTGGTCTGGTGACTCCCCCTCCTGGCTTTAGCAGccctcctgctgctcctcccCCATCCTCTCTCACCTTGTTGCCACGACGAggtggagagggagggggaggagagagTGGTCCTGAATCTTTGGGTAGACGAGGAGATGAGGAGGAAGGAGGTGATGAAAGGCTTCATGACAGCTCGTCTTCCCCAAGCTCCCTTCCACCCTCCATCACCCTGgcttctcctcctgctccatCTTCCCCATCTTCCCCACCCGCTACTCACCCATCTCCTTCATCCGCCGCCGTTTCCCCATCAGGTTTGAAGCCTCGCCTTCGTTCACCTATCGGTCGAGGACGTTCTGCACTCCGGGACCCCCTATTAAAGCAGTCGTCAGACAGTGAGCTCCTCCcatctgctgcatcatcatcctccccctcctccccactTTGCTCCTCTCCCACCAGTGGCGGAGGCCGACAGCCACGCTATTTGTTTCAAAGGAGGTCTAAGTTGTGGGGGGGTGGGGATCAAGATCGACGGGGCCTCAGTCCAGAGGAAGGGGGGGGGCGTCCAGCAGCCTTGGGAGGCCAGGGATCCGGCTCAGCTGTGGATCTAACAAGCCGGTCAGCTTCTGCACTAGAGCTAAGCGGCAGAGCGGGGTCTGGACTGGATCTAGCCAATCGGCTACAGCTGCTCAACAAAGATAGCCACTCTCTGGGGGAGGAGCCAAGCCCCCTCGATCCAGGTCGAAGGTCACCAGTAGGAGGTGCCAG ATGTGTGGACAGTGGGGAGAGTAAATC GTTGTTCTCCAGTCTCGGTGAACTTCACACCATCTCCCAGAGAGGATATGGCGCCTCCTATACAGTCCGACCTGGAAGTCGCTACCCTGTCACTCGCCGGAGCCCTTCTCCTTCTCCCTCGCCCTCTGATAGGTCAGTGGGACTCCCCTCCACTACCGCCCCCTGCTCTGAAAGGCCAGATCTGAGCTCAGGTCGCGGTCTAACCATCCTAAAGTCCTCCAGTCTCAGCCTCCCCTCAGAACCAAAGGAGGTTCGGTTTGTGATGCGAAGCGCCAGTGCACGAACCAGATCCCGTTCCCCTTCCCCTTCACCCCATGCCTCGCCCTGCCCCTCCCCGGTCCTCAGTGGGCCCTTGTTGTCCCTACGACCATGGAGGCAGCGGCCCCTCAACTTGTGGAATAAATACGATGTGGGTGACTGGCTGGAGAGCGTGGGTCTGGCCGAACACCGCCAGCGCTTCCAGGACCACGAGATTGAAGGCTCCCATCTCCCTGCCCTCACCAAAGAGGACTACGTGGAGCTGGGAGTCACCAGGCTGGGACACCGGATCAACATTGAGAGGGCACTCCGACAGCTGCTGGATGGTTCCACTTGA